A window of Bacillus sp. DX3.1 genomic DNA:
TTTATATAATAAGAAAGACGCCTGCATAGCAGGCGTCTTGATGCGTTTACGGCGAGAAACCGGGCGACCACATTCGCGCGTTTAGCACTTAAGCATATCTCTCGTCTTACGTAAATTAGCTCATCGCTTTGTTAATATAACATTAATATGAAAGGAAAGCAAGATAATCATAAAAATATTTTATACCCTTTGCCTTTCTACCCTCAAACACTCACTTATCAATTATATTCTCTAATACACATGAACACGCAAACCTTTATCAATAACTCTATCATTTTATATGCTTATAACATGATAGATTAGTAACAGTTAGGAATTAAGGAGAAATCAAAAACCTCATCCGAATCCAAATTATAATACACGCCCTGCACAGCGGCATCATCATCTTCAAGTGTGCCGATTAACTTAATCATTTTCTCTAAATCATCGCCAGTTAGTTCATTCAATGGTTGTGGAATCATTGTGATTTTTGCTTGTACAAATGTAAGATCGTTTACTTCTAAAGCATTTTTAACTTCTTCAAATGCATCTGGATCTGTCGTTACTTCCAATAGGCTTTATAGAAAACTTATATATCTTAAGCGAACTTGCGATCCAATACATAAGCCAATAAAAAAGGGAAGGCATAAATCCTTCCCTTCTTTTTACTATCGAATTGTACGATTAAAGTCATCACGCACTGTACGGAACATATCCGTTACGTCACGATTAAGATCGTTTGTAACTGTTCCATTACGTAAACGTGTGCTCATCGCATCAACACGTTCAAACATACCATTTTTAACCGTTACATAGACATTACGGTCTTTTACATGCGGAGTAGCAGCTTGACGAATTTCATTTGCCATTGCTTTTTCATCTGTCACTGTATTACGTGGTTTTACCGCAATTACAACGTCATTTCCTTGCACAACAGTTGAAACACGATCCACATTATTCATACGCTTTACGCGATTTGTGATTGTTTCAGCTGTTTTTCCGTCATTGTTGATATACGAATTGTTCATCGTAATGTTACGAGTTGGATACGGATTTGCAATTTGGCCGTGGTAATTTACATCACGGTAATAATTATATCCAACGTCATTACGACGATCGCGAATGTCCTGATTAATTCTTGAATACTTCACGTTTCCGTAATCATCTGTTCTATTACCGTTACGATATGTCACATAATCAGTATAACGATCTGTACGCGTCACATCATTTCTATACGGATGCGTATCATAATACGATGTACGCTCATAATTGTAAGCTGAATTACGATCATCCATCGCATTTTTATTTGCAGTCGTACCACATGCAGCTAACGCACTGGTAACTAACAAAGAAGCGGTAATGATTTTGATTTTTTTGTTCAATACAAAAACCCCCCTTGTTAGGATGAACTTCTCTCTCGAAAAGCTCCCTCTTATCATGAGTAACAAAGGAGATTTTTACACTGTAAATATTTCACTTGGAAGTTTCTCGCTCTACATCTTTATCGTTCAAAATAATTTCTTGTTATTCGTCCTCTTCTGCAGATGGTGTTCCAAAAATAGCTGGTGGTTGTGGCTGATAATACATTGCATCAGGCTGCGATGTATATGCAACTTGCGGTGGTTGCTGATATGGAGACACCGGATAATATGGCACACCAGGCTGCGGGCTATATAACGCCCTTTCCCCATCACATCCACAATCTTCTTCTACTGGTATTATTGGTGAGGCATTATTATCCATCGGCATTTGATTTGGCATGGAAGTATATTGCATATCGTACATTGGCATTTGTTGTGGCATCATCTGCGCGCCTTGCGGGTAAGGCATTTGATAATATGGATTTTGTTGATGTTGATATGGCATTTGATAATATGGATTTGATTGCGGCATCATCTGCGGTTGATACGGCATAGGCATTTGATTGTTACCCATCATCGGCATTATATTTGGCATTTGATTATTATCCATCATTGGCATTATATTTGGCATTTGATTGTTACCCATCATCGGCATTATATTTGGCATTTGATTATTATCCATCATTGGCATTATATTTGGCATTTGATTGTTATCCATCATTGGCATTATATTTGGCATTTGATTGTTATCCATCATTGGCATTATATTTGGCATCTGATTGTTATCCATCATTGGCATTATATTTGGCATTTGATTATTATCCATCATTGGCATTATATTTGGCATTTGATTATTATCCATCATTGGCATTATATTTGGCATTTGATTATTACCCATCATTGGCATTATATTTGGCATTTGATTATTATCCATCATTGGCATTATGTTTGGCATTTGATTATTATCCATCATTGGCATTATATTTGGCATTTGATTGTTATCCATCATTGGCATTATATTTGGTATTTGATTGTTATCCATCATTGGCATTATATTTGGTATTTGATTGTTATCCATCATTGGCATTATATTTGGTGGTTGGTTATTATCCATCATTGGCATTATGTTTGGTGGTTGGTTATTATCCATCATTGGCATTATATTTGGTGGTTGGTTATTATCCATCATTGGCATTATATTTGGTGGTTGGTTATTATCCATCATTGACATTATATTTGGCATTTGGTTGTTATCCATCATTGACATTATATTTGGCATTTGGTTGTTATCCATCATTGACATTATATTTGGTGGTGTTATTTGCGGGATAACAAGATTTTCTTTTGTTACATCCGGTGAAATCATATTATTGACGTTCTCTTTTTGCACTTGCGGTGAAATTACATTACTTACGTTCTCTTTTTGCACTTGCGGTGAAATTACATTGCTCACGTTCTCTTTTTGTACTTGTGGTGAAATTACATTACTTACGTTCTCTTTTTGTACTTGTGGTGAAATTACATTGCTCACGTTCTCTTTTTTTGTTTGCGGTGAAATTATATTGTTAGGCTTCATCTTATGAATTTGCGGTGCAAGTAACTCGCTTCCTTTTTTTAATACATCTGAAATTTTATAGTCTTTTGCGGGTTTAATTGGTGGTTGTGGTGGTTGCGGTAGTATGTTCACTGAGAATTTTGTACTTTCTTTTTGTGCAGGTTTTCCCTTCTTTTCTACAACCGGTGGCTTTTCTATAACAGCTGGTTTCTCTACAGCGGGTGGCTTTTGCACAGGCATTTCTTTCTGTATTGGTTTTTCTTTTTGCACAGGCACTTCTTTCTGTATTGGTTTTTCTTTTTGCACAGGCACTTCTTTCTGTATTGGTTTTTCTTTTTGCACAGGCACTTCTTTCTGTATTGGTTTTTCTTTCTGCACTTCTTTTTGTGGCTTTACTTGCATTTCCTTTTGCGTCTGCTGCATAGCAGGTTGTTCTGTAATTGGAGCAGGTTGATACGTTATTTCTTCTTCCTCTTCTATCGAAAGCGGTGTAGGCGTCGCTGCAAACTCTTTTTGTTGTACTTCTTTTACATATTCTTTTGGAGGGACTGAGCCAGCGCCCGGATTCTTTTTCATATGAATACTGCTGGATGGTACTTTAATTTTCATACCTGGCATGATGAGATCTGGATTACTAAGCTGTTTATTCGCTTTTTTTACTGTTTCAAAATCCACTCCGTACTTTTTCGCAATTTTCCAA
This region includes:
- a CDS encoding YhcN/YlaJ family sporulation lipoprotein — translated: MNKKIKIITASLLVTSALAACGTTANKNAMDDRNSAYNYERTSYYDTHPYRNDVTRTDRYTDYVTYRNGNRTDDYGNVKYSRINQDIRDRRNDVGYNYYRDVNYHGQIANPYPTRNITMNNSYINNDGKTAETITNRVKRMNNVDRVSTVVQGNDVVIAVKPRNTVTDEKAMANEIRQAATPHVKDRNVYVTVKNGMFERVDAMSTRLRNGTVTNDLNRDVTDMFRTVRDDFNRTIR
- the safA gene encoding SafA/ExsA family spore coat assembly protein, with product MKIHIVQKGDTLWKIAKKYGVDFETVKKANKQLSNPDLIMPGMKIKVPSSSIHMKKNPGAGSVPPKEYVKEVQQKEFAATPTPLSIEEEEEITYQPAPITEQPAMQQTQKEMQVKPQKEVQKEKPIQKEVPVQKEKPIQKEVPVQKEKPIQKEVPVQKEKPIQKEMPVQKPPAVEKPAVIEKPPVVEKKGKPAQKESTKFSVNILPQPPQPPIKPAKDYKISDVLKKGSELLAPQIHKMKPNNIISPQTKKENVSNVISPQVQKENVSNVISPQVQKENVSNVISPQVQKENVSNVISPQVQKENVNNMISPDVTKENLVIPQITPPNIMSMMDNNQMPNIMSMMDNNQMPNIMSMMDNNQPPNIMPMMDNNQPPNIMPMMDNNQPPNIMPMMDNNQPPNIMPMMDNNQIPNIMPMMDNNQIPNIMPMMDNNQMPNIMPMMDNNQMPNIMPMMDNNQMPNIMPMMGNNQMPNIMPMMDNNQMPNIMPMMDNNQMPNIMPMMDNNQMPNIMPMMDNNQMPNIMPMMDNNQMPNIMPMMDNNQMPNIMPMMGNNQMPNIMPMMDNNQMPNIMPMMGNNQMPMPYQPQMMPQSNPYYQMPYQHQQNPYYQMPYPQGAQMMPQQMPMYDMQYTSMPNQMPMDNNASPIIPVEEDCGCDGERALYSPQPGVPYYPVSPYQQPPQVAYTSQPDAMYYQPQPPAIFGTPSAEEDE